From a region of the Phaseolus vulgaris cultivar G19833 chromosome 6, P. vulgaris v2.0, whole genome shotgun sequence genome:
- the LOC137832860 gene encoding pentatricopeptide repeat-containing protein At3g49710-like, with protein MQCMYPFQVQTFRNLLKTCIAQRDLITGKTLHALYFKCLIPPSTYLSNHFTLLYSKCGSLHSAQISFHLTQHPNVFSYNTLINAYAKHSLVHLAHQLFDETPQPDLVSYNTLIAAYADRGECGPVLRLFEEVRELGLGLDGFTLSGVITACGDDVVLLRQLHCFVVMCGYDCYASVNNALLACYSRKGFFNEGKRVFREMGEGGVRDEVSWNAMIVACGQHREGVEAVELFIEMVRKDLKVDMFTMASVLTAFTCVKDLVGGMQFHGMMVKTGFNGNSHVGSGLIDLYSKCAAGMVECRKVFEEIHAPDLVLWNTMISGFSQYEDLSEDGLWCFKEMQRKDFRPDDCSFVCVTSVCSNLSSPSVGKQVHALAIKSDISYNRISVNNALVAMYSRCGNVHDARKVFDTMREHNTVSLNSMIAGYAQHGVEVESLRLFELMLQKDIAPNSITFISVLSACAHTGKVEEGQKYFNMMKEKFGIEPEEEHFSCMIDLLGRAGKLREAERIIETMPFNPGSIEWASLLGACKKHGNVDLAVKAANEFLRLEPYNAAPYVMLSNMYASASRWDEAANIKRMMRGRGVKKKPGCSWIEIDKKVHVFVAEDTSHPMIKEIHVYMEKLLRKMKEAGYVPDIRWALVKSEELERNEKERRLLNHSEKLAVAFGLISTEEGVPILIVKNLRICGDCHNAIKHISAITGREITVRDTHRFHCFKEGQCSCRDYW; from the coding sequence ATGCAATGCATGTACCCCTTTCAAGTTCAAACCTTCCGCAACCTTCTCAAAACTTGTATAGCCCAAAGAGATCTGATTACAGGCAAAACCCTCCATGCCCTTTACTTCAAGTGTCTCATCCCACCCTCCACCTACCTCTCCAATCACTTCACCCTCCTCTACTCCAAATGTGGTTCCCTCCACAGTGCCCAAATCTCCTTCCACCTCACTCAACACCCCAATGTTTTCTCTTACAACACCCTCATCAATGCTTATGCTAAACACTCCCTTGTTCACCTTGCCCACCAGCTGTTTGATGAAACTCCCCAACCAGACTTGGTCTCTTACAACACCCTGATAGCGGCCTATGCTGATAGGGGTGAGTGTGGGCCAGTGTTGAGGCTCTTTGAGGAAGTTAGAGAGCTCGGATTGGGCCTTGACGGGTTCACGCTGTCTGGCGTGATCACCGCCTGTGGTGATGATGTTGTATTGCTTCGGCAGCTGCACTGCTTTGTGGTGATGTGTGGGTATGATTGTTATGCTTCGGTGAATAATGCACTGCTCGCTTGTTATAGTAGgaaggggttttttaatgaggggAAGAGGGTGTTTAGGGAGATGGGGGAGGGTGGGGTCAGGGATGAGGTTTCGTGGAATGCAATGATTGTGGCATGTGGGCAGCACCGGGAGGGGGTGGAGGCGGTGGAATTGTTTATTGAGATGGTTAGGAAGGATTTGAAGGTTGATATGTTTACCATGGCCAGTGTTTTGACTGCATTTACCTGTGTTAAGGATTTGGTTGGGGGTATGCAGTTTCATGGAATGATGGTTAAGACTGGGTTCAATGGGAATTCACATGTTGGGAGTGGGTTGATTGATTTGTATTCTAAGTGTGCTGCTGGCATGGTGGAATGTAGGAAGGTGTTTGAGGAGATTCATGCACCTGATTTGGTTCTTTGGAACACGATGATATCTGGGTTTTCACAGTATGAAGACTTGTCTGAAGATGGCCTTTGGTGTTTCAAGGAGATGCAGCGCAAGGATTTTCGTCCGGATGATTGTAGTTTTGTGTGTGTGACTAGTGTTTGTTCTAATTTGTCATCCCCTTCTGTGGGAAAACAGGTTCATGCATTGGCTATAAAATCAGACATTTCTTATAATCGCATTTCAGTGAATAATGCTCTTGTAGCTATGTATTCCAGATGTGGGAATGTTCATGATGCAAGAAAGGTGTTTGATACAATGAGAGAACATAACACGGTGTCTTTGAACTCAATGATAGCAGGCTATGCACAGCATGGTGTTGAAGTTGAATCGCTCAGGCTTTTTGAACTGATGCTGCAGAAAGATATTGCTCCTAACAGCATAACCTTCATATCTGTTCTTTCTGCATGTGCACACACAGGAAAAGTTGAAGAGGGtcagaaatattttaatatgatgAAAGAAAAGTTTGGGATTGAACCAGAAGAAGAACATTTTTCCTGCATGATAGATCTTTTGGGTCGGGCTGGCAAACTCAGGGAGGCTGAGAGGATTATTGAAACAATGCCATTTAATCCTGGTTCTATTGAATGGGCTTCTTTGCTTGGTGCGTGTAAGAAGCATGGAAATGTGGACCTAGCAGTGAAAGCAGCCAATGAGTTCCTCCGGCTGGAACCTTATAATGCTGCTCCATATGTAATGCTTTCAAATATGTATGCCAGTGCTTCCAGATGGGACGAGGCTGCAAACATTAAAAGGATGATGAGGGGAAGAGGAGTGAAGAAGAAACCGGGTTGTAGTTGGATAGAGATAGATAAGAAGGTGCATGTCTTTGTGGCTGAAGACACTTCACATCCAATGATAAAAGAGATTCATGTGTACATGGAGAAATTGTTAAGGAAAATGAAGGAAGCAGGGTATGTACCAGATATAAGATGGGCATTGGTGAAAAGTGAAGAGCTAGAGAGAAATGAGAAAGAAAGAAGGTTATTAAATCACAGTGAGAAGCTGGCAGTTGCATTTGGCCTGATCTCCACTGAAGAAGGAGTACCTATATTGATTGTGAAGAACCTAAGAATTTGTGGTGATTGTCACAATGCCATCAAACATATTTCAGCCATCACTGGCAGGGAAATCACTGTTAGAGATACTCACAGATTTCATTGCTTTAAGGAAGGACAATGTTCCTGCAGGGACTATTGGTGA
- the LOC137832861 gene encoding E3 ubiquitin-protein ligase RZF1 isoform X2 encodes MATKAKESFSCASNPRPFLFITHPFFISKPYNTSTFFCHKNLASSSKHTNLFTPTQTQSMSLTGRSRVVVNGVRRTRTFHYFWCLYCQRTVRLPFTNSDGSICPYCFHHLRYELDISRPRLLMNVPNNLQPSPATQLLDSLALVLDPPLRRQNNNHFNTTTQWETENEHGSDHHAWITLRFPRPTRADRPIFSDDDFINGVIENSNRTRPPPAASSAISALPVVKLTQAHLASDPNCPVCKDEFEVEMEARELPCKHFYHSDCIIPWLRMHNTCPVCRYELQGVVTPDANYSFQRDENDLSFAFEEISNSLSWVWNHLFSFSPIRSVLDWTRSYFDFHENRLRGREGRSWWRSLFIIE; translated from the exons ATGGCAACAAAAGCAAAGGAATCCTTTTCTTGTGCCTCCAATCCTAGGCCATTCCTCTTCATCACGCACCCCTTTTTCATATCAAAACCATATAATACTTCCACCTTCTTCTGTCATAAAAACCTCGCTTCTTCCTCAAAACACACCAACCTTTTCACCCCAACACAGACACAATCCATGTCTCTAACAGGTCGTTCTCGTGTTGTTGTGAATGGGGTTAGAAGAACCAGAACTTTTCACTATTTCTGGTGCCTATATTGCCAAAGAACCGTGAGGTTACCCTTCACAAACAGTGATGGTTCCATATGCCCCTATTGCTTCCACCATCTGCGTTATGAGCTTGATATCTCAAGGCCAAGGCTTCTCATGAACGTGCCAAATAACCTGCAACCTTCACCAGCTACTCAGCTTTTGGATAGCTTGGCCCTTGTTCTTGATCCACCTCTAAGGAGGCAGAACAACAACCATTTCAACACAACCACACAATGGGAAACAGAGAATGAACATGGTTCAGATCACCATGCTTGGATTACACTTCGTTTTCCAAGGCCAACTCGTGCAGATAGGCCTATTTTTTCAG ATGATGACTTCATTAATGGGGTGATTGAGAACAGTAATAGAACAAGGCCACCTCCAGCAGCATCTTCTGCCATTTCTGCATTGCCAGTGGTGAAACTGACACAAGCCCATTTGGCAAGTGACCCCAATTGCCCTGTTTGCAAAGATGAGTTTGAGGTTGAGATGGAAGCCAGAGAGTTGCCATGCAAGCATTTCTACCATTCTGACTGCATCATCCCTTGGCTGCGCATGCACAACACTTGCCCTGTGTGCCGCTACGAGCTGCAag GTGTGGTTACTCCTGATGCTAATTACAGTTTCCAAAGAGATGAGAATGACCTGAGTTTTGCGTTTGAGGAGATCTCAAACAGCTTGAGCTGGGTTTGGAACCACTTGTTTTCATTCTCGCCTATCCGTTCAGTCCTAGATTGGACACGCTCCTACTTTGATTTCCATGAAAATCGTCTTCGTGGTCGTGAAG GTAGGTCTTGGTGGCGATCATTGTTCATTATAGAGTGA
- the LOC137832861 gene encoding E3 ubiquitin-protein ligase RZF1 isoform X1, which yields MATKAKESFSCASNPRPFLFITHPFFISKPYNTSTFFCHKNLASSSKHTNLFTPTQTQSMSLTGRSRVVVNGVRRTRTFHYFWCLYCQRTVRLPFTNSDGSICPYCFHHLRYELDISRPRLLMNVPNNLQPSPATQLLDSLALVLDPPLRRQNNNHFNTTTQWETENEHGSDHHAWITLRFPRPTRADRPIFSENLVPQTSDIDTLFENTLDDDFINGVIENSNRTRPPPAASSAISALPVVKLTQAHLASDPNCPVCKDEFEVEMEARELPCKHFYHSDCIIPWLRMHNTCPVCRYELQGVVTPDANYSFQRDENDLSFAFEEISNSLSWVWNHLFSFSPIRSVLDWTRSYFDFHENRLRGREGRSWWRSLFIIE from the exons ATGGCAACAAAAGCAAAGGAATCCTTTTCTTGTGCCTCCAATCCTAGGCCATTCCTCTTCATCACGCACCCCTTTTTCATATCAAAACCATATAATACTTCCACCTTCTTCTGTCATAAAAACCTCGCTTCTTCCTCAAAACACACCAACCTTTTCACCCCAACACAGACACAATCCATGTCTCTAACAGGTCGTTCTCGTGTTGTTGTGAATGGGGTTAGAAGAACCAGAACTTTTCACTATTTCTGGTGCCTATATTGCCAAAGAACCGTGAGGTTACCCTTCACAAACAGTGATGGTTCCATATGCCCCTATTGCTTCCACCATCTGCGTTATGAGCTTGATATCTCAAGGCCAAGGCTTCTCATGAACGTGCCAAATAACCTGCAACCTTCACCAGCTACTCAGCTTTTGGATAGCTTGGCCCTTGTTCTTGATCCACCTCTAAGGAGGCAGAACAACAACCATTTCAACACAACCACACAATGGGAAACAGAGAATGAACATGGTTCAGATCACCATGCTTGGATTACACTTCGTTTTCCAAGGCCAACTCGTGCAGATAGGCCTATTTTTTCAG AAAACTTGGTTCCTCAGACCTCTGACATTGACACCCTTTTTGAGAATACATTAGATGATGACTTCATTAATGGGGTGATTGAGAACAGTAATAGAACAAGGCCACCTCCAGCAGCATCTTCTGCCATTTCTGCATTGCCAGTGGTGAAACTGACACAAGCCCATTTGGCAAGTGACCCCAATTGCCCTGTTTGCAAAGATGAGTTTGAGGTTGAGATGGAAGCCAGAGAGTTGCCATGCAAGCATTTCTACCATTCTGACTGCATCATCCCTTGGCTGCGCATGCACAACACTTGCCCTGTGTGCCGCTACGAGCTGCAag GTGTGGTTACTCCTGATGCTAATTACAGTTTCCAAAGAGATGAGAATGACCTGAGTTTTGCGTTTGAGGAGATCTCAAACAGCTTGAGCTGGGTTTGGAACCACTTGTTTTCATTCTCGCCTATCCGTTCAGTCCTAGATTGGACACGCTCCTACTTTGATTTCCATGAAAATCGTCTTCGTGGTCGTGAAG GTAGGTCTTGGTGGCGATCATTGTTCATTATAGAGTGA
- the LOC137832862 gene encoding protein RETICULATA-RELATED 1, chloroplastic has translation MLPALSQFKINHVGAKSSPNPIPMLPTLCHTHRPLLLRSSSSSDIRNVSGLKITAHVETDFTTHLERCLNAPVAPVASEPLSMKGGQYGSLGAVTLEKSKLDLSQKETVSSPELDIGGGGGDIGKKINHGGGDGGDDDGDDDDYFDDFDEGDDGDEGGLFRRRILFEELFDRKFVDAVLNEWQRTMMDLPAGLRQAYEMGLVSSAQMVKFLAINARPTTSRFISRTLPQTLSRSFIGRLLADPAFLYRLVLEEVATVGCSLWWEIKNRKHRIKQEWDLALMNVLTAAACNALVVWSLAPCRSYGNTFRFDLQNTLQKLPNNIFEKSYPLREFDLQKRIQCFLFKAAELCMVGLSAGAVQGAVSNTLASKKEGRLSVTVPSVSSNALGYGAFLGIYANLRYQLLGGFDRAMMTHFDVIGVALFFSTTFRVLNVQLGETSKRAWLGVEADPLAQSDDLLKVYNRTSENVETPSSKWFISKNAVVSGLGLLGIKQRNADGAGAESSAPKARRKRVVRKKVAAGSA, from the exons ATGCTTCCTGCACTCTCTCAATTCAAGATTAACCATGTCGGGGCCAAATCCTCCCCTAACCCCATTCCCATGCTTCCCACGCTCTGCCACACGCACCGCCCTCTCCTCCTCCGATCCTCTTCATCCTCCGACATCAGGAATGTCTCCGGCCTCAAAATCACCGCCCACGTCGAAACCGACTTCACCACTCATTTGGAGCGTTGCCTCAACGCGCCCGTCGCGCCCGTCGCTTCCGAGCCTCTCTCTATGAAGGGCGGCCAGTACGGCTCGCTCGGCGCCGTTACCTTGGAGAAATCCAAACTCGATTTATCGCAAAAGGAAACCGTGTCCAGCCCCGAG CTAGACATTGGGGGAGGTGGTGGAGATATTGGAAAGAAAATCAATCATGGTGGTGGTGACGGAGGGGATGatgatggtgatgatgatgattacTTTGATGACTTTGATGAAGGTGATGATGGAGATGAGGGTGGCTTGTTTAGGAGACGAATACTTTTTGAAGAG CTATTTGACCGAAAGTTTGTGGATGCTGTGTTAAATGAGTGGCAAAGGACTATGATGGATTTGCCTGCAGGGCTTCGACAAGCTTATGAAATG GGGTTGGTTAGTTCAGCTCAAATGGTAAAATTTCTCGCAATCAATGCGAGGCCGACCACCAGTAGGTTTATTTCCCGAACACTGCCTCAAACACTATCAAGGTCTTTCATTGGCAG GTTGCTTGCAGATCCTGCATTCTTGTATAGGCTTGTATTGGAGGAGGTAGCAACAGTAGGTTGCTCATTGTGGTGGGAGATAAAGAATCGGAAACATAG GATAAAGCAGGAGTGGGATCTTGCACTTATGAACGTGCTGACAGCAGCAGCATGCAATGCACTAGTTGTTTGGTCTCTTGCTCCTTGTCGATCATATGGGAACACATTTCGGTTTGATTTACAAAATACATTGCAGAAGCTTCCAAACAATATATTTGAAAAGAGCTATCCACTCAGGGAATTTGACTTGCAAAAGAGAATCCAATGCTTTTTATTCAAGGCTGCTGAGTTGTGCATGGTTGGTTTGAGTGCTGGTGCAGTACAAGGTGCAGTGTCAAACACTTTGGCCAGTAAAAAGGAGGGAAG ATTATCTGTGACAGTCCCAAGTGTGAGCAGTAATGCGCTTGGTTACGGTGCTTTTCTCGGAATTTATGCTAACCTTAGATATCAACTGTTAGGTGGGTTTGATAGAGCAATGATGACCCATTTTGATGTTATTGGAGTTGCCCTGTTCTTCAGCACAACATTCAG GGTCTTGAACGTTCAATTAGGAGAGACTTCTAAGCGTGCATGGCTTGGAGTTGAGGCAGATCCACTGGCTCAGTCGGATGACCTCTTGAAAGTGTACAACAGGACTTCTGAGAATGTAGAAACGCCATCCTCAAAATGGTTTATATCAAAGAATGCAGTTGTTTCTGGGCTTGGGCTCCTGGGCATCAAACAAAGGAATGCAGACGGGGCAGGTGCGGAATCTTCAGCTCCTAAAGCCCGGCGAAAAAGGGTTGTTCGGAAAAAGGTTGCAGCAGGTTCTGCTTAG
- the LOC137832864 gene encoding fatty acid elongase 3-like, translating to MGLISVVEWWMVYQPSILNFQWNSPHTPFSSPLFLTLSIITYLSLTLFLTNLPLPPFPHHLLKPITALHNLLLLLLSLLMLLGTSLTLLTHTPHLHWAICFPPHTKPTGPLFFWAYIFYLSKILEFLDTLFIILSRSTRRLTFLHVYHHSTVLLMSYLWLQTSQSLFPVALLTNASVHVIMYAYYFLTALSFRPSWKRAVTNCQILQFLFSFAISALMLRFHFSSSGCSGIWGWCFNALFNASLFALFVDFHLKSYAHGRNSTDKRIVDKDS from the coding sequence ATGGGTTTGATCTCAGTGGTGGAGTGGTGGATGGTGTACCAGCCAAGCATCCTGAACTTCCAATGGAACTCTCCACACACTCCTTTCTCTTCCCCTCTCTTCCTCACTCTCTCAATCATCACATACCTTTCactcactctcttcctcaccaATCTCCCTCTCCCACCCTTCCCTCACCACCTCCTCAAACCCATCACCGCCCTCCAcaacctcctcctcctcctcctctccCTCCTCATGCTCCTCGGCACCTCCCTCACCCTCCTCACCCACACCCCCCACCTCCACTGGGCCATCTGCTTCCCTCCCCACACCAAGCCCACTGGGCCTCTCTTCTTCTGGGCCTACATCTTCTACCTCTCCAAAATCCTCGAATTCCTTGACACGCTCTTCATCATCCTCTCCCGCTCAACGCGACGCCTCACCTTCCTCCACGTCTACCACCACTCCACCGTCCTCCTCATGTCCTACCTCTGGCTTCAAACCTCCCAGTCCCTCTTCCCCGTCGCCCTCCTCACCAACGCCTCCGTCCACGTCATCATGTACGCCTACTACTTCCTCACCGCCCTCTCCTTCCGCCCCTCCTGGAAGCGCGCCGTCACCAACTGCCAGATTCTCCAGTTCCTCTTCAGCTTCGCGATTTCTGCCCTCATGCTCCGCTTCCACTTCTCCTCCTCTGGTTGCTCCGGAATTTGGGGCTGGTGCTTCAATGCGCTCTTCAACGCCTCTCTTTTCGCCCTTTTTGTTGATTTTCACCTCAAGAGTTACGCTCACGGGAGGAACTCCACCGACAAACGCATCGTTGACAAGGACTCCTGA
- the LOC137832865 gene encoding probable methyltransferase PMT21, whose product MFPNGVGEYVDMMQELIPEMKDGTVRTAIDTSCGVANWGGDLLDQGIPTVFLAPRDNHEAQVQFALERGIPAILGVISTQILSFPSNSFDMAHCSRCLIPWTEFGGIYLMEMHCILRPGGFCAFRWILGIYLMQACLPILFTIWLKVTMLCNVN is encoded by the exons ATGTTTCCCAATGGTGTTGGTGAATATGTTGATATGATGCAAGAACTAATCCCAGAAATGAAAGATGGGACAGTGAGAACTGCCATTGATACTAGTTGCGGG GTTGCTAACTGGGGTGGTGATTTATTGGATCAGGGGATTCCAACAGTTTTTCTTGCTCCAAGAGATAACCATGAAGCTCAAGTTCAATTTGCTCTAGAGCGTGGAATACCAGCTATTCTTGGTGTCATATCTACACAGATACTTTCTTTCCCATCAAACTCCTTTGACATGGCTCATTGCTCCAGATGCCTTATCCCATGGACGGAATTTG GTGGTATTTATCTCATGGAAATGCACTGTATTCTTCGTCCCGGTGGATTTTGTGCTTTTAGGTGGATTTTGGGTATTTATCTCATGCAGGCTTGTTTACCTATTTTGTTTACTATTTGGTTGAAAGTTACCATGCTATGTAATGTCAATTGA